GATGGTGACGCGTGGCTGGCACGCAACCGCAAGTACCTGGCCGGATTGGAGGCGCCGGTAAGCATCAGCCGCTGGAACCAGGAGCTGGCCTCGGACCGTTACGCCGAGCTGCGCCAGCAGGTGAACCAGCTTTATCGTGAAAGCGAGGACCTGCGCGGCGCCATCGAAGCGACCATCGGCGTGTTCATCGAGCGTCTGCGCTTGCGTGACCCCGAGGCGGACCTGGAGCGCGCCGCCGCCCAGTGCCGCGAGTACATCCTCGAGGAAGTGCCGATCATCCTGCCGCAGTGGGCCGAGCAGGGGTTCGACTACGTGATCTACCCGCAGCAGATGACCGACGCCATGGCGACCGCCCGGCGCCTGCTGGTCGAGCCTCACGCGCCAGATCGCGTGCACTGGCTGCCATTGAAGTTCAAGAAACGCGGCATCCCGATTCCCTTCACCCTGCCAGGGGTGGTGCATCCGGCCTGGGCTGCCAGCGCCATTGCCATCTGACCTTATAGCCACGCAGGCCCCACGCCACACGGACGATGGCCTTCACCCTGAAATCCGGAACAGGAGTTTCCATGGGCGTTTTTGCGCAACAGCAACGCAAATGGTGGGCTTTGCTCGGTGTGAGCATCGCCAGTTTTCTCGGCTGCGTCGACTTCACTATCGTCAACACCGCTCTGCCGGCGTTGCAGGCCGACCTCGGCGCCTCGGTGGGCAGCCTGCAATGGGTGATCAACGGCTTCATCCTGGCGTTGTCCAGCAGCATGGTGCTGGTGGGCAGGCTGGCCGACCTGAAAGGCCGCCGGCGGGTACTCAACCTCGGGCTCACGGTCTTCGGACTGGCCTCGCTGGCGGCAGGGCTGGCCAGCACCATCGATACGCTGGTGGCCGCGCGGATCGCCCAGGGCCTGGCCTGCGCGGTGCTGTACACCGCGTCGGGGGCGATCGTCGCGGCTACCTTCGCCAGCGAGGAGCAGGGCAAGGCGTTCGGCGTGCTGTTCGGTGTCAATGGTATCGGCCTGGCTGCGGGGCCGGTGTTGGGCGGGCTGATTACCAGCGCCTTCGGCTGGCAGTGGATTTTCCTGGTCAACGTGCCGTTCGTGCTACTCAGCCTGGCGATCATCGCCGTGGCGGCGGACGAGTCGCGGGCCGGTGAGGAGGGCGCGCGGCTCGACTGGCTGGGTGCGGCGTTACTGCTGCTGGGTTTGCCGAGCCTGGTGCTGGCCATCGTCCAGGGCGCCGACTGGGGCTGGACCTCGGCCAATACCCTGGGCCTGCTGGGGGTGGCGCTGC
This sequence is a window from Pseudomonas maumuensis. Protein-coding genes within it:
- a CDS encoding tRNA-dependent cyclodipeptide synthase, with the protein product MSNVEAINLKAYFNKGGEELDFTGKRCVLAVSVGQEYHEEQKLSSTVHLINKSGFSQVKVVVADTLQRHNKHGKSPGEALSASIRDGDAWLARNRKYLAGLEAPVSISRWNQELASDRYAELRQQVNQLYRESEDLRGAIEATIGVFIERLRLRDPEADLERAAAQCREYILEEVPIILPQWAEQGFDYVIYPQQMTDAMATARRLLVEPHAPDRVHWLPLKFKKRGIPIPFTLPGVVHPAWAASAIAI